From a region of the Theobroma cacao cultivar B97-61/B2 chromosome 8, Criollo_cocoa_genome_V2, whole genome shotgun sequence genome:
- the LOC18592649 gene encoding cellulose synthase A catalytic subunit 5 [UDP-forming]: MDTKGRLVAGSHNRNEFVLINADEIARVTSVKELSGQICQICGDEIEISVDGEPFVACNECAFPVCRPCYEYERREGNQACPQCKTRYKRIKGCPRVEGDEEEDGADDLENEFDIANHDRRDPHHIAAAMLSARLNISRGSQPHVSGISTPAELDAASVASEIPLLTYGQEDVGISSDKHALIIPPFMSRGKRVHPMPIPDPSMTLPPRPMDPKKDLAVYGYGTVAWKERMEEWKKKQNEKLQVVKHEGINGDEFEDPDLPMMDEGRQPLSRKLPIPSSKINPYRLIILLRLAILGLFLHYRILHPVNDAYVLWLISVICEIWFAVSWILDQFPKWYPIERETYLDRLSLRYEKEGKPSELASVDIFVSTVDPMKEPPLITANTVLSILSVDYPVDKVACYVSDDGAAMLTFEALSETSEFARKWVPFCKKFTIEPRAPEWYFAQKVDYLRDKVDPTFIRERRAMKREYEEFKVRINGLVAMAQKVPEEGWTMQDGTPWPGNNVRDHPGMIQVFLGHDGVRDIEGNELPRLIYVSREKRPGFDHHKKAGAMNALVRVSAIISNAPFLLNVDCDHYINNSKALREAMCFMMDPISGKKICYVQFPQRFDGIDRHDRYSNRNVVFFDINMKGLDGIQGPIYVGTGCVFRRQALYGYDAPVKKKPPRKTCNCLPKWCCCCCCRSKKRNRKAKSNDKKKNNKEVSKQIHALENIEEGIEGIDNEKSSLMPQIKFEKKFGQSPVFIASTLMEDGGVPKGATTASLLKEAIHVISCGYEDKSDWGKEVGWIYGSVTEDILTGFKMHCHGWRSVYCIPKRPAFKGSAPINLSDRLHQVLRWALGSVEIFLSRHCPIWYGYGCGLKSLERFSYIASVVYPLTSIPLLIYCTLPAVCLLTGKFIVPEISNYASILFMSLFVVIAVTSILEMQWGGVGIHDWWRNEQFWVIGGVSSHLFALFQGLLKVLAGVNTNFMVTSKGGDDGEFSELYIFKWTSLLIPPMTLLLINIIGVIVGISDAISNGYDSWGPLFGRLFFAFWVIVHLYPFLKGLMGKQERLPTIIVVWSILLASIFSLLWARVNPFTSKGGIVLEVCGLNCD; this comes from the exons ATGGATACCAAGGGAAGACTTGTTGCTGGTTCTCATAACAGGAATGAGTTTGTTCTCATCAATGCTGATGAGATTGCAAGA GTGACATCTGTTAAAGAGTTAAGCGGGCAGATTTGCCAGATCTGTGGAGATGAGATAGAAATTTCAGTTGATGGGGAACCATTTGTTGCCTGCAATGAGTGTGCATTCCCAGTATGCAGACCTTGCTATGAATATGAAAGAAGAGAGGGTAATCAAGCATGCCCTCAATGTAAAACCAGATACAAGCGCATTAAAG GTTGCCCCCGTGTGGAAGGGGATGAGGAGGAGGATGGTGCTGATGATTTGGAGAATGAGTTCGATATTGCAAACCATGATAGGAGAGACCCTCACCATATTGCTGCTGCCATGCTTTCTGCTCGACTAAATATCAGTCGTGGTTCCCAACCTCATGTTTCGGGGATAAGCACCCCGGCAGAGCTGGATGCCGCTTCTGTTGCTTCAGAGATCCCTCTCCTGACATATGGCCAAGAG GATGTTGGGATTTCCTCCGATAAGCATGCACTTATCATTCCTCCCTTTATGAGTCGTGGAAAACGTGTCCATCCAATGCCAATTCCTGATCCTTCCATGACTT TGCCACCCAGACCAATGGATCCTAAGAAAGATTTGGCAGTGTATGGGTATGGAACTGTTGCATGGAAGGAACGAATGGAGGAATGGAAGAAAAAACAGAATGAGAAACTCCAGGTGGTTAAGCATGAAGGAATTAATGGTGATGAGTTTGAGGATCCTGATTTGCCAAT GATGGATGAAGGCAGGCAGCCACTTTCAAGGAAACTACCAATCCCTTCTAGCAAGATAAACCCATACAGATTAATAATCCTGCTGCGACTTGCGATCCTTGGGTTATTTTTGCACTATAGAATTCTGCATCCTGTGAATGATGCTTATGTGCTCTGGCTTATTTCAGTCATCTGTGAAATATGGTTTGCTGTATCATGGATACTGGATCAGTTCCCAAAATGGTACCCAATTGAACGTGAAACATACCTTGATCGATTATCATTGAG gTATGAGAAGGAAGGGAAGCCATCTGAGCTAGCTTCTGTAGACATATTTGTGAGTACTGTTGATCCAATGAAAGAGCCACCACTTATCACTGCAAATACAGTTCTGTCTATCCTTTCTGTAGATTATCCAGTTGATAAAGTAGCCTGCTATGTCTCTGATGATGGGGCTGCCATGCTTACTTTTGAGGCACTCTCTGAGACATCTGAATTTGCAAGAAAGTGGGTACCATTTTGTAAGAAATTCACCATTGAACCTCGGGCTCCAGAATGGTATTTTGCTCAGAAAGTTGACTATTTGAGAGATAAAGTAGATCCAACATTCATTAGGGAACGCCGTGCCATGAAG AGGGAATATGAAGAGTTCAAAGTTCGAATAAATGGCTTGGTTGCCATGGCACAAAAGGTTCCAGAGGAGGGTTGGACAATGCAGGATGGGACTCCATGGCCAGGAAACAATGTCAGGGATCATCCTGGAATGATCCAG GTTTTCCTTGGTCATGATGGTGTTCGTGATATTGAAGGTAATGAATTACCTCGTCTAATATATGTTTCTCGTGAAAAGAGACCAGGATTTGATCACCACAAAAAGGCTGGGGCCATGAATGCTTTG GTGCGCGTTTCTGCTATCATCTCCAATGCTCCTTTCCTGCTGAATGTTGATTGTGATCACTATATAAACAACAGCAAGGCTCTTCGTGAAGCTATGTGCTTCATGATGGACCCTATTTCAGGAAAGAAAATCTGCTATGTCCAATTTCCTCAAAGATTCGATGGCATTGATCGTCATGATAGATACTCAAATCGCAATGTTGTATTTTTTGAT ATCAACATGAAAGGACTCGATGGAATTCAAGGACCTATTTATGTTGGAACTGGATGCGTCTTCAGGAGGCAGGCACTTTATGGGTATGATGCCCCAGTCAAGAAAAAGCCTCCAAGAAAGACATGTAATTGTTTGCCAAAATGgtgctgctgctgctgttgcCGATCTAAAAAGAGAAATAGGAAAGCAAAGTCCAAtgataagaagaaaaataacaagGAGGTTTCAAAGCAGATACATGCTCTAGAAAATATTGAGGAGGGAATTGAAG GTATAGACAATGAAAAGTCATCCCTCATGCCACAAATCAAATTTGAGAAGAAATTTGGGCAATCACCAGTTTTCATTGCTTCAACACTTATGGAGGATGGAGGAGTTCCAAAAGGAGCAACTACTGCATCACTCTTGAAAGAAGCCATCCATGTCATCAGTTGTGGTTATGAAGATAAGTCAGATTGGGGGAAAGAA GTTGGGTGGATATATGGCTCTGTTACAGAGGATATATTAACAGGCTTCAAGATGCACTGCCATGGCTGGCGATCAGTATATTGCATTCCCAAAAGGCCTGCATTTAAGGGTTCAGCTCCTATTAACCTCTCAGATCGTCTACACCAGGTTCTACGGTGGGCTCTGGGATCTGTTGAAATTTTCTTGAGCAGGCATTGCCCTATATGGTATGGGTATGGCTGTGGATTAAAATCCTTGGAGCGCTTTTCTTACATAGCCTCAGTTGTGTACCCTTTGACATCAATTCCACTGCTCATTTATTGCACCTTGCCAGCTGTCTGTCTCCTTACTGGAAAGTTTATTGTCCCTGAG ATTAGCAATTATGCCAGTATCCTTTTCATGTCCCTCTTCGTAGTCATAGCTGTGACCAGTATCCTCGAAATGCAGTGGGGAGGTGTTGGAATACATGACTGGTGGAGAAATGAGCAGTTCTGGGTGATTGGTGGTGTCTCATCACACCTATTTGCTCTGTTTCAGGGTCTGCTGAAGGTTTTAGCAGGTGTTAACACAAACTTCATGGTCACCTCAAAAGGAGGAGATGATGGAGAATTTTCCGAGCTGTACATATTCAAGTGGACATCATTACTGATTCCTCCCATGACGTTGTTGTTGATCAACATAATTGGAGTCATAGTTGGGATTTCAGATGCCATCTCCAATGGATATGACTCATGGGGGCCTCTATTTGGTAGACTGTTCTTTGCGTTCTGGGTCATTGTTCATCTTTACCCGTTCCTCAAGGGGTTGATGGGGAAACAAGAGAGGCTTCCCACCATCATCGTGGTTTGGTCAATACTTTTAGCTTCGATCTTCTCTCTTTTGTGGGCTCGGGTCAACCCATTTACATCAAAAGGAGGTATTGTTTTAGAAGTGTGCGGGTTGAACTGTGACTAA